One Coffea arabica cultivar ET-39 chromosome 5e, Coffea Arabica ET-39 HiFi, whole genome shotgun sequence DNA segment encodes these proteins:
- the LOC140006241 gene encoding transcriptional regulator STERILE APETALA-like translates to MSTSPSSSEEVGGRDGGRGGDGGGELEGPSISRSRRRFGNRVWPAPFLEALAAQVSIDASRSTGRLSAAPALCSLFQVCSTWRAVSRSDLLWQNLTRRIWNREQLLLTHNTWAEEFIYWHRTANNFRLHGYAYATLQLLPADYNNNNEGISCTRLALSDHYLAAGLSNGSVCLFHVPNRLHVSTFHPHHRDRLGRFSSSVSGIILSDTQVVFASLDGDIHVAMINYPNPPRRAHPGEVVNDGALVDFTGCNRWWVGLYAGVPGRAFHVWNSETEELVFVGGSLTDPEAVMGWHLLTDQLTEFVGRIRVTSHEAAVGCTNLRVVVFDLRNPDIILGEEVFQREIVVGCVDASGQSFMVVDNRGSASVRLVGTLEEVCRFTMRGASQRDVLGCMNGGYAMLCTAGVIRVWNIENGEYLYSLRERIGDANALVADERHVAACSRDTTIHLWDFGAQ, encoded by the exons atgtcAACTTCACCTTCTTCGTCAGAAGAAGTTGGAGGCAGAGATGGTGGTCGTGGCGGAGACGGTGGCGGTGAACTTGAAGGACCATCAATCTCTCGCAGTCGCAGACGATTTGGAAACCGAGTCTGGCCGGCCCCTTTTCTTGAGGCTCTGGCTGCCCAAGTCTCCATTGATGCCTCTCGCTCCACTGGGCGCCTTTCTGCTGCTCCGGCTCTCTGCAGCCTCTTTCAG GTATGTTCCACATGGCGGGCTGTATCACGCTCTGACCTCCTATGGCAGAACCTAACAAGGCGTATTTGGAACCGTGAGCAGCTGCTTCTCACCCACAACACTTGGGCAGAAGAATTTATTTATTGGCATCGTACTGCTAATAACTTCCGCTTGCACGGATATGCTTACGCAACCCTGCAATTGCTCCCAGCAGATTACAACAATAACAATGAGGGTATCTCCTGTACCCGTCTTGCGCTGTCTGACCACTACCTAGCAGCAGGTTTATCCAATGGTTCTGTGTGCCTTTTCCATGTTCCCAATAGGCTTCATGTCTCAACATTCCATCCTCATCACCGTGATCGCCTAGGACGCTTCTCCAGCTCTGTGTCCGGAATCATCCTATCTGATACTCAGGTCGTGTTTGCCTCACTCGATGGTGACATTCATGTTGCAATGATTAACTATCCCAACCCCCCACGCCGAGCTCATCCAGGGGAAGTTGTCAATGACGGTGCTTTGGTGGACTTCACAGGATGTAATCGGTGGTGGGTTGGCCTTTATGCAG GTGTTCCTGGGCGTGCTTTTCACGTGTGGAATAGCGAGACTGAAGAGCTAGTTTTTGTTGGCGGTTCGCTGACTGATCCAGAAGCTGTAATGGGGTGGCATTTACTTACTGATCAATTGACAGAATTTGTGGGCCGAATCAGAGTCACAAGCCATGAAGCTGCAGTGGGATGCACAAACCTTAGAGTCGTGGTTTTTGATTTAAGAAACCCGGATATCATATTGGGAGAGGAAGTGTTTCAGAGGGAAATTGTAGTAGGTTGTGTCGATGCTAGTGGTCAATCATTCATGGTAGTGGATAACCGTGGTTCGGCAAGCGTTCGGCTAGTTGGCACATTGGAGGAAGTGTGTAGATTCACCATGAGGGGAGCCTCGCAGAGGGATGTTTTGGGGTGCATGAATGGTGGATATGCAATGCTATGCACCGCAGGTGTTATTAGGGTATGGAACATAGAGAATGGAGAATATTTGTACAGTCTTAGAGAAAGAATAGGCGACGCGAATGCCCTAGTTGCTGATGAAAGGCATGTGGCTGCTTGTTCCAGGGATACCACAATTCACCTATGGGATTTTGGAGCTCAATAA